A stretch of the Drosophila sulfurigaster albostrigata strain 15112-1811.04 chromosome 2L, ASM2355843v2, whole genome shotgun sequence genome encodes the following:
- the LOC133835100 gene encoding GRIP1-associated protein 1 isoform X3 → MLIGLVRDSVMQCFCHTCRAPGILPVATEIRCQEKSRGGLSYEVILAEPAPNVPVPKRPVTPGKNVSVEDIEQKLKAAEERRISLEARKMAEISIKLAKVEEATRKKDEITNEFITQTKEQLETKMEHHVEKREAIISDMKEKLKIHAQEIEKTRETLEQQKAYEQKAIEEKLKTAQALRDENIKKMLDRLKEHNTIKIAEIKSQNNQLENQKLEEKARIIENKLYAAEQNREKELLKKIEKVQKLERRAEVVRQNKAQTQDIDGLQNLIASSG, encoded by the exons CCACTGAGATCCGTTGCCAGGAGAAGTCTCGTGGTGGTCTTAGCTATGAGGTCATCTTGGCCGAACCAGCACCCAATGTGCCAGTGCCCAAGCGTCCTGTTACTCCTGGAAAAAACGTAAGCGTTGAGGACATAGAGCAAAAGTTGAAAGCCGCCGAAGAGCGGCGCATT TCTTTAGAAGCCAGGAAGATGGCAGAGATTTCTATCAAACTTGCAAAAGTTGAGGAAGCTACGCGCAAGAAAGATGAAATAACTAACGAGTTTATTACTCAGACCAAGGAGCAACTGGAGACTAAAATGGAACATCATGTAGAGAAACGCGAAGCCATTATCAGTGATATGAAGGAAAAGCTAAAG ATTCATGCCCAGGAAATAGAAAAGACGCGAGAGACTTTGGAACAGCAAAAAGCCTATGAGCAGAAGGCTATTGAAGAGAAATTGAAGACCGCTCAAGCCTTACGCGAtgagaatataaaaaagatgTTAGATCGTCTCAAGGAGCAT AATACAATCAAAATTGCTGAAATCAAATCGCAAAACAATCAATTGGAAAATCAAAAGCTTGAGGAGAAGGCGCGtattattgaaaacaaattgtacGCCGCAGAGCAGAATCGCGAGAAGGAATTGctcaaaaaaattgaaaaagttcaaAAGCTT GAACGTCGCGCTGAAGTGGTGCGTCAGAATAAGGCTCAAACCCAGGATATTGATGGGCTGCAGAATCTTATTGCCTCTTCGGGTTAG